The Candidatus Binatia bacterium nucleotide sequence GCCTTCTTCCCTCGCTCGAACCGTCTTTTTTCGCGCGGGCCGTGCCCTTCGTCGGCCACAGCGATCTCACGTTTCTTCTCACCTACCTGGTGCAGGACTCGCGCCTGGTCGCGTTCCACGGCCCCACGGTCTCGGAGTTCGCCGAACGCCCCGAAGCCGCCGAGGCTCTGGTCGAACTTCTCTCCGGAGAGCGGGAAGCCCGCTTCCGAGCCCCCTGGGTACTCCGAGAGGGGAAGGCGACGGGCGCGCTCGTCGGGGGGTGCCTTTCGATCGTCGCCTCCCTTTGCGGAACCCCCTGGTCCCTCCGAACGAGCGGCTGTCTTCTCTTTCTCGAAGACGTCGGCGAAAAACCTTTTCGGCTCGAGAGGATGCTCGTGCAGTTGAGGCAAGCCGGGATGCTCGCACACGTCGCGGGGCTCGTCTTCGGGGAAATGCCACGGTGCTTCGAAAACGCGCCGGACGACCTCGCCGAGCTTCTTTCCGAAGTGTGTCCCGACGGGCACTATCCCGTCGTGGCGGGCCTCCCGAGCGGCCACGGCACCGGAACCGTCACCTTGCCACTCGGTGTGCGCGCGACTCTCGCCGGCGACGAGCTCCGGGTCGTCGAACCCTTTCTCCGTCTCCCCGGGAAACGCTCGTGAGTTTCGAGTCCGTAGAGCGAGAAATCGACGCCGCGATCGAACGACGCGTGTTCCCGGGGGCCGTTCTCCTCGTCCGGCAGGGCAATCGGGTTTTCTACCACCGCGCGTTCGGCTACCGCACCCTGGAGCCCGAACGAACGCCGATGAAGGAAGACACGATTTTCGACCTTTCGTCCCTCACCAAGCCGCTCGCCACGACGCTCGCGATTCTCGTGCTCGTACGCGAGGGAAAGCTCGCGCTCGACGACCGCTTCACCCGCTTCTTCCACAACTTCGGCGTCCACGGAAAAACGCACGTCACCTTCCGGCACCTGCTGAGCCATTCCTCGGGGCTTCCGGCGTGGCGCCCGTACTACAAGAAAATCCTGCAAGTCGAACGGAAGCGGGGCAGGATCAATTTCCTCGGAAGTCCGGCCGCAAAAGCCTTCGTCTACCAGGAAATCCACCGTGAGCGTCCGGAATTTCCACCCGGAACGAGGGCACTCTACAGCGACCTCGGCTTCATGCTGCTCGGGGAGACGGTCGAAGAAATCAGCGGGGTGTCGCTCGATCGGTTCTGCCAGGACCGGATCTACCGGCCGCTCGGGCTCCGCGCTCTCTCCTTCGTCGACCTCTCGCTCGTGCGGACTCGGCGGGTCGAACTGGTCCTCGACATGATCGCGCCCACCGAACGCTGCCCGTGGCGGAAAAAACTTCTCTGGGGCGAGGTCCACGACGACAACGCCTACGCCATGGGGGGCGTCGCCGGGCACGCGGGGCTTTTCGGTTCGGCGCGGGACATCGAGGCACTCGTCACCCGACTCCAGCGCTGCTACGAGGGCAAGGATTCGTTCTTTCCTCCCGACCTCGTGCGGACCTTCTGGACGCGAGACGAGTCCGTGCCGGGCTCGACGTGGGCGCTCGGCTGGGACACCCCGAGCCCGCGGGGGTCGAGCACCGGGAGCCGGTTCTCGCCGCACACCGTGGGTCACCTCGGCTTTACGGGCACGTCGGTCTGGCTCGACCTGGAAAAGGACCTCCTCGTCGTGTTCCTCACCAACCGCGTCCACCCGACGCGGGAGAACGACGAGATCCGAGAGTTCCGCCCTCGACTCCACGACCTCGTCGTGGAGGCGGTCCGGTGAGCGCGAACGGCCCCGGCATCCCACTTCCCGCTCCCGGCACGGCCCGCCGTGCCCTCGGGTCGGGCGGGAGCGTCCACCTGATCGGAATCGGGGGCGTCGGGATGAGCGCGCTCGCCGGGATGCTCCGGAGTCGGGGTTACCGCGTCCGCGGTTCGGACACGGGCGTCTACCCTCCGGCGAGCCTTCTCCTCCAACGACTGGGCATCCCGGTGTTCGAAGGGTTCGACCCTGTCCACCTCGCGGACCGTCCCGACCTGGTCGTCGTGGGGAACGTGGCGACCGCTCGCAACCCCGAAGTGCAGGCTCTCCTGGAAGCGCGTCTTCCGTACGTCTCTTTTCCGCAGGCACTGCGGGAGCTCTTCCTCGAAGGACGCGTGCCCGTCGTGGTCGCGGGCACGCACGGCAAGACGACGTCGACCGCCATGCTGGCGCGGGTTCTCGAGTCCGCGGACCGCGACCCGAGCTTTTTCGTGGGCGGCCACTCGCTCGACTTCGACACGAACTTCCGCCTCGGACGAGGACCCCTCTTCGTCGTCGAGGGCGACGAGTACGACTCGGCATGTTTCGACAAACGACCCAAGTTCCTCCACTACGGAGCCCGCGCTCTTCTCCTGACGGCCGTCGAGTTCGACCACGCCGACATCTACCGCGACCTCGAAGCCGTCGGGCGAGCCTTCCGCCGCCTCGTCGCTTCCCTGCCCCACGATTCCCCGCTCGTCGTCTGTGCCGATTTTCCCCACGCTCTCGAGGTCGCCTCGGGAAGAAGGGGCGAGACCTTCGGCTTCGCCCCCTCGGCGGACTGGCGGCCCGCCGACGTCCGGACGGGAGAGGACGGGGTGCGGTTCACCGTCGTCCACGGAGGGCGGAGGGTCTGCGAGATCCGGCTCGCGCTCGCGGGCGACATCAACGTGCGGAACGCCCTCGGCGTGTTCGCGCTGGCGCGACGCCTCGGGCTCTCGAGAGAAGAGATCGCGGCCGGACTCGCGCGTTTCCGGGGCGTCGCGCGCAGGCAGGAGATCGTGGGCACGTTCGGCGGCGTCACGATCGTCGACGATTTCGCGCACCATCCCACCGCGGTCGCCGGGACCCTCCGGGCGCTCCGCGCCCGTTTCCCCGGCCGGCGGCTCTGGGCGCTCTTCGAACCCCGGTCGAACACGAGCCGCCGGAGGGTTTTCCAGAAGGAGTACGCGTCCGCCCTCGCTCCGGCGGACCGGGTCGTCGTCGCCCGCGTCCCCACGAAGCCGAACGACCCCGTGCCTCCGGCGGAGCTTTTCTCCCCCGAGGAGCTCGTCTCCGATCTCCGGATGCGCGACGTCCCGGCCGTGGCGGCGAGCGAGGTTTCCGAGATCGTGGAGCTCGTGCGGCGGGAAGCCCGCCCGGGCGACGTGGTGGTCCTCCTTTCGAACGGCTCGTTCGGGGGTCTCCGGGGACTTCTCGAAGCGGCCCTCTCGGGCTCTTCCGCTTGAACGGGCTCCGGAGCGGCGTATATTGTATGGCCGTACAATATCACACGCTCGGGAGGAACTTCGGTGGACGTCCTTCGCGAAATCCACCTGGTGTGGTGGGGCGTCGTCGCGGCGCTGGTCGTGGTGTGCGTCGTGGGATTCTACCTGCTCCGCGACCGGCCGGAAAAAAGCTGACGGCCCGTGGCCCCGGACGGCGCCCGGCCGCCGAGGCGGCTCGCACCCGCCGGCGCATTCTCCGCGTCGCGCGGCGGGAATTCGCACGTCACGGTTTCCGGGGCGTGTCGCTCCGTTCTCTCGCCCGGCTCTGCGGGGTCCAGGTCCACACGATCCAGCACCACTTCGGGTCGAAGAGGAACCTCTTCGCGGAAGTGCTGGATTCCTGGAACCGCGAACTCCGGAGTCTCGTGCGCCGGGCGCTCGAGAACGAACCCGCACGGCCACGGCTTTTCGAGCACGTCGTCGACGAGGTTTTCGACTTCTTTCTCCGGAATCCGGAACAGGTCCGCCTCGCGACGCGCGCTCTCCTCGGCGAAGGCATCCCCTCGAGGGATCGGAGCTGGGTGCGCTTCATGAGCGAGGCGGCTCGCGGGGCCGGTGTGGCGACGAGAGGCTTCGACCTGCGCCTCCTCCTGGTCACCCTGGAGGGGATCCTGCACCACCACGCCCTGGCCGCGCACCACTACCGGAACCTCTTCGGCCGCGACATTCGCCGAGACCCGTCCCTCGCGAGAAAAACGAAACGCCACCTCCAGCGGGTTCTCCGGTCCCTTTTCGCGATCCCGGAGGCGACGTCGTGACCCGCCCGCGCCGCATCGCCTTTTTCGGGGGGCGAATCCTCACGATGGAGCCCGGGTGTCCGCGGGCGGAGGTCCTGCTCGTCGAGGGAGATCGGATCGCCCGCGTGGGGGGCCCGGAGCTGCTCTCCCTCCCCGGGCTCGAACGGCGGGACCTGCGGGGCCGCTTCCTCCTTCCCGGATTCGTCGACGCTCACAACCACCTCTCGATCGCCGCGCTCCACCCTCTCTGGGCCGATCTTTCCACGGCTCGGACCCCCGAAGATTTCGCGCGGGCCCTGCGGGAGCAGGCCCGACGAGAGCCCGAGGCGCCGTGGATCCGCGGCTTCGGGTGGGACGAGGGCCATGGAGGCTTCGTCCCCGATCGCGGTTTCCTCGATTCTCTGGACCTCGGGCGTCCGACGTTGGTCGCCCACTACTCGCTTCACCAGGGAGTCGTCGACTCCCGGGGCCTCGCGGAGCTCGGAATCGGCAGGTCCACGCCCGACCCGCCCGGAGGCGAGATCGTCCGAGACGCGCGGGGAGAACCCACGGGGCTGCTCGTCGAACGGGCGTGGAGCGAAGCGCACGCTCGCTCCCTTGCCGCTTACCGGGATCCGGAGCGCTGGCCGGAGCTCGTCCTCGGCCGGGCGAGGACTCTCCTCTCCGAGGGGGTCACGTGCGTGCACGACGCCGCCTGTTCCCCGCGTGCCGAAGCCCTGTACGGCTCGATGCTCCGGGACTTGCCGCTTTCCGTCCTCGCCATGCCGCACCCCGAAGCTCTCTTTTTCCCTCCGGAGCTCTCGCGTCTCGGGGGCGCGGTGACCGGAGAAGGAACCGAGGTGCTCCGCGTCGGCGCCTGGAAGCTCTTCGCCGACGGCGGCGCCGCTCCGGCCATCGACGGTTGCCTCGGCGGGGAGCGGGTCCGCTACGGCACCCTCTTTCCGGACCTCGAGGTCGCCGTTCGGGAGGTGGCGGAACGTGGATTCGACGTCGCCATCCACGCGATCGGAAACGCCGGGCTCGAAGCGGCGCTCGACGCGATCGAGGCATATCGGCGGAAGCGGAAAGCCCGCCCCGTTCGATTCCGCATCGAGCACGTCGTGCTCGCTTCTCCGCGCCAGATCCGGCGCATGGCGACCCTGGGCGTGACACCCGTCGTCCAGCCGGCTTTCGTCGACCACATCGGGCGTGCGGTCCGAGACGTCCGGTTCGAGGACCTCCTGTGGCTCCCTTTCGCGAGTCTCCGGGATGCCGGACTCGAGCTCGCCGCCTCCTCGGACCATCCTTGTGCCTTTTCCGCGCCGCTCCTCGGCGCCGCGCGCGGGTCCACCCGCAGAACCGCCGGAGGGGAAGTTCTCCTGGCCGAAGAAGCAGTTCCTTTCGAAGAGTGGCTCCGAGCCTTCACGCTCGGCGCGGCCCGCGCGGGCGGGCAGGAAAACGAGCGTGGCAGTCTCAGGGAGGGAAAAAGAGCGGACCTGGTCGTCCTCGAGGGGGAGCTCGACCCGGAGCGTCCCCCCGCCGTGGTCGAAACCTGGGTCGGCGGCACGTGTGCCTTCTCGGTCGAGCAAGACGGCTAGCCGAAGCGGCCTTTCGCGAAAAAACCACCGGATTGACAGCCCCTTCCGAACTGCCCTAGCCTGGGAGAAGGAAAAACGCGAAAGGGGGGCGAACATGCGAAAGCTTTCCGGGATGTTTTTTGCCGCACTGCTCGGCGCCCTGGTCGCGGGGTGGGCAACCGCGGACGCCCATACCTGCCGGAGCGTTTGCAACCAGATCCGCCGCGCCTGTGTCCACTCGGAGCAGGCGACCCGGCGCGTCGCGCGCGCCGACTGCACGGAGCAGCGGGACCTCTGCCGGTCCGCGTGCGAAGCGAACGCGGAAACGTGCCCGGCCGACTGCGAGAGCGCCCACCAGGCCTGTCTCGGTCAGTGCGCGGAAGGCGACACGACCTGCCAGGAAGCCTGTTCGACGAACCTCGAGGCCTGTCTCGACGATTGCGAGAACTGCCGCTCGAACTGCAATCTCGCGCGCCGCGACTGTCTGGACCTCGCTCAGGCGTCCTGGCTCGAGGCGCGCGAAGCCTGCGATGGGTCCCGGACGACGTGCCGCGAGACGTGCGTGGACCCCATCGACGGAGAGTGTGTCCGAGACTGTCGCGACGCCTCGCGAGCCTGTGCCCGCTCGGCCAAGCAGGACGAAAAGCAGTGCAAGGCCACTTGCCCGAGAGGGCCCGAGCGGCGGCCGTGCTTCCGGGACTGCCGCCGCCAGAAGGACTCGGCCCTTCGAGCGTGTGCCGACGCCGAAGTGCTCTGCCTGGCCGGGTGCGCCGGGGTCACGCCCTAGGCACGGCCGCCTCGACGAGCCGCAGCGGGGCCCGGGGAGAGAGGCCGCCGTAGTAGGCGCGGTAGGCGCGGTAGTGCGTCAGCACCCGCTTCACGTAGTCACGGGTTTCGCGATACGTGATGCTCTCGACGAACTCGTCGAGTTCCAGGTCGCCGAAGCGGGCCACCCACCGTTCCACGGCAGGCCACCCACCGTTGTAGGAAGCCAGCGCCTTCACGACGTCCCCCTTCCACCGGTCGAGCTGCCGCCGGAGGTGTCGGACGCCGAGAGCGACGTTGATTTCCGGGTCGTCGAGCTTTGCGGTCACCTCCGACCCGAGCCCGGCCGCGGCTCCTTCTTCGGCGGCCACCGTGGGGAGAAGCTGCATGAGCCCGCGAGCGTCGGCAGGAGAGTGCGCGCGGGGATCGAAGAAACTCTCCTGCCGAATCAAGGCGAGCACGAGGAAGGGATCGAGGTCGTGACGCTCCGCCTCCCGGCGGACGACGTCCCAGAAAGCCAGCGGGTACCGCAGCCGAAGGCCGAGTTCCGCGGGGAGGGAACCGAGCCCTCCGTCCAGGCGGCGCACCAGGGCCCACGCGCCCGGATAGTCGTCCGAGGCAAGACTCTCGACGAGCACGTAGAGGATCTCGGAACGCGTGCGGGCGGCCCTCCGTAGCGCCGCGAGCTCCTCCCAGGCGAACTCCCGGAAATTCCAGCGCCTCCAGATGCGGTAGCGCCGGAGGTGGTAGTCCGGCAGCCCCGGCGGGGGTTCCAGGTCGGGGAGCGGCCCCGGCGGGGTACCGGTCCTCGGGGCCGAGCCCAGTCCCAGCCGCAGCTCGCCGAGCCACGCGTAGTAGTCGTGCGGCGACTCGCGAACCAACCGCGCGAAAAGGCGCACCGCGTCGCCGCGCTTCCCGCTCCTCTCGAGCGCCCGAGCCTGCCAGTACAGCGCGCCCGAGGACCCGCGGCGCGCCGCTTGCCCGAAGGCGCGGGATGCCTCGACCCAACGACCCGCGCGGTAGAGAACCCAGCCGATCCTCCACCCGGCCTCTTCCCGCAGACGCGCGGACGGTCGGGACGCGAGCGTCCTTTCGTAGAACCGCCTCGCCTCCCCGAAGCGTCCCTTCGACTCCGCGATCCGGCCGAGCGCGTACCAGGCGTCGGCGGCGAGCTCGTGGGCAGGAAACCGACGCAGGAACGCCCGGAACGCCGCTTCCGCCGCCACGTCCTCGTCCGCGTTCCAGAGGAGCGAGGCGAGCTCGAAGAGCGCTCGGGGAACCCGCGCGTCCCCAGGGTGCAGCGCCGCGAACCGGCCGTAGACGGTGGCGGCTGCCGCGCGCTTTTTCTGCCCGCGGAGGGCCCGGGCCAGCGCCCAGAGGGCGTCGGCGTCCGCTTCCGCGGGATCGGCGTTCCGGGCAGCCGCCTCCGCCGCGACAAAGTCTCTCTCCTCGAGAAGAACCTCGGCTTCGCGGAGCCAGTCCTCCCGGCCCCACCGGGGTGCCTCCGGCAGGCCGAGGATGCGCCGTTGCAGCTCCTTGGCCGAGCGGGCCGCGGACGTTCCTACGCCCCGAAGACGGACCTCCCGGAGCTCCCCGAGCGCGCCGGCGATGTCCCCCCGGAGCACGAAAACCTTGGCGAGTTCCACGCGCGCCTCGAGGACCGTGTCGCGGCTTGCCTCCCCCTCCAAAGCCATCCGGAGGAACTTCTCGCCCTCGTCGGGACGGCCCTCGACCACGGCCAGGCGCCCGAGCTCGAGAAGGGCCCTCGGCCTCCACACGCTTTCCGGGTGCCGGTCGACGACCGCGAGCCAGGCCTCACGGGCTTTTCCGGTCTCGCCCGTTCTCGCGAGGGACAGGCCGAGAAAGTATCCGCAGGCGTCCTCCGTCGCGGGCTCGACGCTCGCGAGCGCCTCGAAAAGGGAAGCCGCGGTGCGCGCTTCTCCGCGCTCGAGCCGCGCGAGAGCTTCGCGTAGCGCCGCGGGCGGATCTTCCACCGAGGGCGCGGACACGACCGGCGGGACCGGAAGGCGGCCCGGACAGCCGGCGAGCAGCATCGCCACGAGAAACCCGAAAAACGCTCGCCGCAGGCACGAGTTGACAACCGCCGCACCCCAAGGGAACAAACCCAGCATATGCTCGTCCTCGCTTCCTCCTCCCCCAGACGCCACCGGTTGCTCGCGAGCTTGCGCGTACCCTTCGAGGTGGTACCTCCCGACGCCGAAGAGTCACCCCGGCCCGGCGAGAGACCCGAAGAGTTCGTGCGGCGCGCGGCGCGCGACAAAGCCGCGCAGGTCCGCCGCCTGCGTCCGAACTCGTGGATCCTCGCCGCGGACACGGAGGTCGCGCTCGGCGCGAGGATCCTCGGCAAACCCCGCGACGCGCTCCACGCCCGCCGGATGCTCGAGTCGCTCTCCGGCCGCGAACACACGGTCTGGACCGGTGTCGTCCTCCTCGACCCCGACGGTACGGCCCGGCTCGACGAGGCCTGCGCGAGCGTGGTGCGCTTTCGCGAGCTCCGGAGCGAGGAAATCGACCGTTACGTGCGGAGCGGAGAGCCCTTGGACAAGGCCGGAGCCTATGCGCTCCAGGGAGGGGCTTCCGAGTTCGTCCTCGAAGTACGGGGATCCCGTTCCAACGTCGTGGGACTCCCTCTCGGCACCGTACGGCGGGCCCTCGAAGAGCACGGTCTTCTCGATGGCCGAACGACCTGACGTGCGGGCGAACGTTCGCGCCGTCCTCGCCGCCATGGCCGCCGCGGCGCGCGGAGCCGGAAGGGACCCGTCGGACGTGCGGCTCGTGGCGGTCGCGAAGGGCAAGCCCGCCCCGCTCGTCCGTGCCGCCATCGAAGCCGGGGTGCGCATCGTCGGGGAAAATTACGTGCAGGAAGCGGAAAAGAAAAGACCGCTCGTGGGCTTACCCGCGCAGTGGCACTTCGTCGGCAGGCTGCAGCGGAACAAGGCGGGGAAAGCCGCCGCGCTCTTCGACGTGATCGAAAGCGCGGACCGGCTCGACCTCCTCCGCACCCTCGACCGAATCGGTCGGTGCAGGGAGCGTCCCGTGCCCGTCCTTCTCGAAGTGAACGTGGCGCGGGAGCCGACGAAGGCCGGCTTTCTCCCCGAAGAGCTTCCCGCCGCGGTCGAGGAAGCGGCGAACCTCGGCGGAATCCGGCTCGAGGGCCTGATGACGATCGGGCCGCTCGGCGCGAGCGAAGAAGAGAAACGGCGGGTGTTCCGGAGATTGCGCGAACTCCGCGACGACCTCTGCCGGCTCGCTCCGCTCCCGGAGCTTTCGATGGGAATGTCGGACGACTTCGCCCTCGCCGTCGCCGAGGGCGCCACGCTCGTCCGAATCGGCCGCGCGATCTTCGGCCCGCGCGAGAAAGACCCCGAAGAAGGAGGCAGCACCCCATGTCCGAGACCCGGCACCGAATGCCCCGCGTCGGAATCGTAGGGGCGGGGAACATGGCCACGGCGCTCGTCCGCGGCTTTTTGCGCGCTCGGCTCTACCGCCCGAAGGAAATCCTCGTGAGCGATACGGACCCCGTGAAACGCCGGCTCGCCTCGCGCCGCCTCGGGGTGAGAACGACGGCGGAGAACGTCGAAGTGGTCGAGAAAACTCGCACGGTGGTGCTCGCGGTCAAGCCTCAGGTCCTCGACTCGGTGCTCGAAGAGATCCGGCCGGCCGTCACGGGCCGACACCTGGTCGTGTCCATCGCTGCCGGGGTGAGCACGGCGCGCATCGAAGGGCGGCTCGGAGAGGCCGCGCGCGTCGTCCGGGTCATGCCGAACACCCCTGCGCTCCTAGGGCGGGGCATGTCGGTCCTCGTGCGCGGGAGACGGGCCACGGTCGGCGACCAGCGGCTCGCGCTGAAGCTCTTTCGAGCCGTGGGCTCGGCGCTCGCCGTCGAGCGGGAAGACCTTCTGGACCCCGTGACGGGGCTCGCGGGTAGCGGACCCGCCTACGTCTATCGGTTCGCCGAGGCTCTGATCGCCGGGGGAGAGAAAGCCGGCCTCCCGCTCCCGCTCGCACAGAAACTCGCCCTCGAGACGCTGCTCGGCGCGGCGCACATGCTCGTGGAGTCCGGGGAGTCCCCCCAACGCCTGCGGGAGATGGTCACCTCACCCGGCGGGACGACGCTCGCCGGTCTCGAAGAGCTCGAGCGGCGGGGATTCTTCGAGGCCGTCGTCGCGGCGATCGAGGCCGCCACCAGGCGCTCCCGCGAGCTGGGTGGGAGCTGAAAGCGAGCTTGTCCGGGGCCCGGGAGGCGGCTAAAAGCGGGACATGCTCGTCCTCGCCAACTTCCTCCTGGCGCTCGCAAGGGCACTGGACCTCGTCCTCTGGCTCTACCTCTGGATCGTCGTCGCCCGAGCGCTCGTATCCTGGGTCAACCCGGACCCTTACAATCCGATCGTCCGCTTCCTCTACGGCGCGACCGAACCCGTGTTGTCGCGCGTCCGCCGCGCGCTTCCCGTCTTCGCGGGAGGGATCGATTTTTCGC carries:
- the ykfA gene encoding putative murein peptide carboxypeptidase — translated: MRLPEALPRGGTIGIVSPAGATDESRLEQGIRWLEARGFRVRVGAHASSRYRYLAGRDSERLEDLRRMFADDEIDAVFSARGGFGSGRLLPSLEPSFFARAVPFVGHSDLTFLLTYLVQDSRLVAFHGPTVSEFAERPEAAEALVELLSGEREARFRAPWVLREGKATGALVGGCLSIVASLCGTPWSLRTSGCLLFLEDVGEKPFRLERMLVQLRQAGMLAHVAGLVFGEMPRCFENAPDDLAELLSEVCPDGHYPVVAGLPSGHGTGTVTLPLGVRATLAGDELRVVEPFLRLPGKRS
- a CDS encoding D-alanyl-D-alanine carboxypeptidase, which translates into the protein MSFESVEREIDAAIERRVFPGAVLLVRQGNRVFYHRAFGYRTLEPERTPMKEDTIFDLSSLTKPLATTLAILVLVREGKLALDDRFTRFFHNFGVHGKTHVTFRHLLSHSSGLPAWRPYYKKILQVERKRGRINFLGSPAAKAFVYQEIHRERPEFPPGTRALYSDLGFMLLGETVEEISGVSLDRFCQDRIYRPLGLRALSFVDLSLVRTRRVELVLDMIAPTERCPWRKKLLWGEVHDDNAYAMGGVAGHAGLFGSARDIEALVTRLQRCYEGKDSFFPPDLVRTFWTRDESVPGSTWALGWDTPSPRGSSTGSRFSPHTVGHLGFTGTSVWLDLEKDLLVVFLTNRVHPTRENDEIREFRPRLHDLVVEAVR
- the mpl gene encoding UDP-N-acetylmuramate:L-alanyl-gamma-D-glutamyl-meso-diaminopimelate ligase, with translation MSANGPGIPLPAPGTARRALGSGGSVHLIGIGGVGMSALAGMLRSRGYRVRGSDTGVYPPASLLLQRLGIPVFEGFDPVHLADRPDLVVVGNVATARNPEVQALLEARLPYVSFPQALRELFLEGRVPVVVAGTHGKTTSTAMLARVLESADRDPSFFVGGHSLDFDTNFRLGRGPLFVVEGDEYDSACFDKRPKFLHYGARALLLTAVEFDHADIYRDLEAVGRAFRRLVASLPHDSPLVVCADFPHALEVASGRRGETFGFAPSADWRPADVRTGEDGVRFTVVHGGRRVCEIRLALAGDINVRNALGVFALARRLGLSREEIAAGLARFRGVARRQEIVGTFGGVTIVDDFAHHPTAVAGTLRALRARFPGRRLWALFEPRSNTSRRRVFQKEYASALAPADRVVVARVPTKPNDPVPPAELFSPEELVSDLRMRDVPAVAASEVSEIVELVRREARPGDVVVLLSNGSFGGLRGLLEAALSGSSA
- a CDS encoding amidohydrolase, which codes for MTRPRRIAFFGGRILTMEPGCPRAEVLLVEGDRIARVGGPELLSLPGLERRDLRGRFLLPGFVDAHNHLSIAALHPLWADLSTARTPEDFARALREQARREPEAPWIRGFGWDEGHGGFVPDRGFLDSLDLGRPTLVAHYSLHQGVVDSRGLAELGIGRSTPDPPGGEIVRDARGEPTGLLVERAWSEAHARSLAAYRDPERWPELVLGRARTLLSEGVTCVHDAACSPRAEALYGSMLRDLPLSVLAMPHPEALFFPPELSRLGGAVTGEGTEVLRVGAWKLFADGGAAPAIDGCLGGERVRYGTLFPDLEVAVREVAERGFDVAIHAIGNAGLEAALDAIEAYRRKRKARPVRFRIEHVVLASPRQIRRMATLGVTPVVQPAFVDHIGRAVRDVRFEDLLWLPFASLRDAGLELAASSDHPCAFSAPLLGAARGSTRRTAGGEVLLAEEAVPFEEWLRAFTLGAARAGGQENERGSLREGKRADLVVLEGELDPERPPAVVETWVGGTCAFSVEQDG
- a CDS encoding Maf-like protein translates to MLVLASSSPRRHRLLASLRVPFEVVPPDAEESPRPGERPEEFVRRAARDKAAQVRRLRPNSWILAADTEVALGARILGKPRDALHARRMLESLSGREHTVWTGVVLLDPDGTARLDEACASVVRFRELRSEEIDRYVRSGEPLDKAGAYALQGGASEFVLEVRGSRSNVVGLPLGTVRRALEEHGLLDGRTT
- a CDS encoding YggS family pyridoxal phosphate enzyme produces the protein MAERPDVRANVRAVLAAMAAAARGAGRDPSDVRLVAVAKGKPAPLVRAAIEAGVRIVGENYVQEAEKKRPLVGLPAQWHFVGRLQRNKAGKAAALFDVIESADRLDLLRTLDRIGRCRERPVPVLLEVNVAREPTKAGFLPEELPAAVEEAANLGGIRLEGLMTIGPLGASEEEKRRVFRRLRELRDDLCRLAPLPELSMGMSDDFALAVAEGATLVRIGRAIFGPREKDPEEGGSTPCPRPGTECPASES
- the proC gene encoding pyrroline-5-carboxylate reductase: MSETRHRMPRVGIVGAGNMATALVRGFLRARLYRPKEILVSDTDPVKRRLASRRLGVRTTAENVEVVEKTRTVVLAVKPQVLDSVLEEIRPAVTGRHLVVSIAAGVSTARIEGRLGEAARVVRVMPNTPALLGRGMSVLVRGRRATVGDQRLALKLFRAVGSALAVEREDLLDPVTGLAGSGPAYVYRFAEALIAGGEKAGLPLPLAQKLALETLLGAAHMLVESGESPQRLREMVTSPGGTTLAGLEELERRGFFEAVVAAIEAATRRSRELGGS